From Deinococcus yavapaiensis KR-236, a single genomic window includes:
- the uvrC gene encoding excinuclease ABC subunit UvrC: MLFDDLPVLPAVSGVYIFRSPSGVPIYIGKAKNLRNRVQQHFKAGGKSGKFTREAGSLEFITTRGEVEALILEANLIKQHRPFYNVLLKDDKHYPFLKITNEDYPMLLITRKVIDDGATYYGPYPDGAAVRRVKNLVDTMFPLRKNSGQPLQRKPRPCLNYHMGRCLGPCIGAADKVHYDAVVDDVKALLDGRAAGVVTKLRENMIDAAKKQDFEQAGRLRDRLQAVEKLFGSEQFAITASLDDLDFLGFASAGEYAMVQLFRLRGGRVVGRDKRFLSGAADSTPSEIIGAFVGDYYAVATHVPPLILIPDEFEDAELWSEILSEKAERKVELRMPQRGDKVDLLEMAQRNAHNSLESELLSLEKRGDHPGLEALKEVLALPERPWRIEGYDNSNLFGTNIVSGMVVFEGGRARRGEHRRFKVTGLDHPDDYHAMRQTIYRRFTGSLSDKLPLPDLILIDGGRGQLNAALDAMKDAGVKIPVVSLAKREERIILPSVYGAQWWLESGTDVGRDRELLLPETHPALRTLIGVRDEVHQYAITYHRKLRGESMLKSVFDDLPGIGKKRQDALLEHFTSLEDLGAASVEQIARVPGMNLAAAKAVKDFLAQRTGVEAS; this comes from the coding sequence ATGCTTTTCGACGATCTGCCCGTTCTCCCGGCCGTGAGCGGGGTGTACATCTTCCGCAGTCCGAGCGGCGTTCCCATTTACATCGGCAAGGCCAAGAATTTGCGCAACCGCGTGCAGCAGCACTTTAAGGCGGGCGGCAAGAGCGGCAAGTTCACGCGCGAAGCGGGAAGCTTGGAATTCATCACGACGCGCGGCGAAGTCGAGGCCCTCATTCTCGAGGCGAACCTCATCAAGCAGCACCGTCCCTTCTACAACGTCCTCCTCAAGGACGACAAGCACTACCCGTTTCTCAAGATCACCAACGAGGACTACCCGATGCTGCTGATCACCCGCAAGGTGATCGACGACGGCGCGACGTACTACGGTCCCTACCCGGACGGCGCGGCGGTGCGGCGCGTGAAGAACCTCGTGGACACGATGTTTCCGTTGCGCAAGAACTCCGGGCAACCGTTGCAGCGCAAGCCCCGCCCTTGCTTGAATTACCACATGGGCCGCTGCCTCGGGCCGTGCATCGGCGCGGCCGACAAAGTGCACTACGACGCGGTCGTGGACGACGTGAAGGCGCTGCTCGACGGACGCGCGGCGGGCGTCGTCACGAAGTTGCGCGAAAACATGATCGACGCCGCGAAGAAGCAGGATTTCGAGCAGGCGGGCCGCCTTCGCGACCGACTGCAAGCCGTGGAGAAGCTGTTCGGCTCGGAGCAGTTCGCGATCACGGCCAGCCTCGACGACCTCGATTTCCTCGGCTTCGCTTCGGCGGGCGAGTACGCAATGGTGCAGCTCTTCCGCCTTCGCGGCGGACGCGTCGTCGGACGCGACAAGCGCTTCTTGTCCGGCGCGGCGGACTCCACGCCGTCCGAGATCATCGGGGCCTTCGTCGGCGATTACTACGCGGTCGCGACGCACGTTCCGCCGCTCATCCTAATTCCCGACGAGTTCGAGGACGCGGAGTTGTGGAGCGAGATCCTCTCGGAGAAGGCGGAGCGCAAAGTCGAGCTTCGCATGCCTCAGCGCGGCGACAAGGTGGACTTGCTGGAGATGGCGCAGCGCAACGCACACAACAGCCTCGAATCGGAACTGCTCAGCTTGGAAAAGCGCGGCGACCATCCCGGCTTGGAAGCCCTCAAGGAAGTCCTCGCGCTTCCCGAGCGTCCTTGGCGCATCGAAGGGTACGACAACTCGAACCTTTTCGGCACGAACATCGTCTCGGGCATGGTCGTCTTCGAAGGTGGGCGGGCGAGGCGAGGTGAGCACCGCCGCTTCAAGGTGACGGGCCTCGATCATCCCGACGACTATCACGCGATGCGGCAGACGATCTATCGCCGCTTCACCGGAAGCCTCTCGGACAAGTTGCCGTTGCCCGACCTCATCCTGATCGACGGGGGGCGCGGCCAACTCAACGCGGCGCTCGACGCGATGAAGGACGCGGGAGTGAAGATTCCCGTGGTGTCGCTCGCCAAGCGCGAGGAGCGCATCATCTTGCCTTCCGTGTACGGCGCTCAATGGTGGCTGGAAAGCGGCACGGACGTCGGGCGAGACCGCGAACTCCTCTTGCCCGAGACGCACCCGGCCTTGCGCACCCTCATCGGCGTGCGCGACGAGGTGCACCAGTACGCCATCACGTACCACCGGAAGTTGCGCGGCGAAAGCATGCTCAAAAGCGTCTTCGACGACTTGCCCGGCATCGGCAAGAAACGCCAGGACGCCTTGTTGGAGCACTTCACCAGCCTCGAGGATCTCGGCGCGGCGAGCGTCGAGCAGATCGCGCGCGTGCCGGGCATGAACCTCGCGGCGGCGAAGGCCGTCAAGGACTTCCTCGCGCAACGAACGGGCGTGGAAGCGAGCTGA
- a CDS encoding alpha-amylase family glycosyl hydrolase codes for MRLAFLLAGLLAGSALAQSSAPSWKGQIIYQVMPDRFYAAGTPLTTQNVDKSDLKSWHGGNLKGLTEKLPYIRDFGATAVWLTPIYKQVSGRDQGATGYHGYWPENFRDVDPHFGTLADFDTFVKAAKGAGMKVLLDQVVNHYGFGAFATLERPKWFNNPSTCAQKGNNDVYCPIFALPDLDQDNREVRDFLFANADFWRARGVDGFRYDAIKHVPQSFLKDLLARDRAANTYTLGEWYDADASTIDSLQRLGFSSAFDFSMSSAMRSAIMSGSSLSAVRAVLERQGEISRPDEVALFLDNHDVARFANSSPFEDVARERTKFGWRALMSLRGIPVIWQGTEIAMRGGGDPDNRRDMRFPNQWTPEEKAVFDVAKTAVAVRKANPALNVGDLKLQNVPSSIEDDLLVFVREAQGQRVVVAWNNARQRKTYSLRNTLTAQLPVTRDLYGQDAKLSFKNGFLHLSLPAQTAAVFKLN; via the coding sequence ATGCGACTCGCTTTCCTGCTCGCCGGTCTCTTGGCCGGTTCGGCGCTCGCGCAATCGAGCGCCCCGTCGTGGAAAGGCCAGATCATCTATCAAGTGATGCCCGACCGCTTCTACGCCGCCGGCACCCCCCTCACGACGCAAAACGTCGACAAGAGCGACTTGAAGAGCTGGCACGGCGGCAACTTGAAGGGCCTCACCGAGAAGTTGCCGTACATTCGTGACTTCGGCGCGACCGCCGTGTGGTTGACCCCGATCTATAAACAGGTGTCGGGCCGCGACCAAGGAGCGACCGGTTACCACGGCTACTGGCCCGAGAACTTTCGCGACGTCGATCCGCACTTCGGAACCCTCGCCGACTTCGACACGTTCGTGAAGGCCGCCAAAGGCGCGGGGATGAAAGTCTTGCTGGACCAAGTCGTGAATCACTACGGCTTCGGCGCCTTCGCGACGCTGGAGCGACCGAAGTGGTTCAACAATCCGTCCACCTGCGCTCAAAAGGGCAACAACGACGTCTACTGCCCGATCTTCGCGCTGCCCGACCTCGACCAGGACAATCGCGAGGTGCGCGACTTCTTGTTCGCGAACGCGGACTTCTGGCGCGCACGCGGCGTGGACGGATTTCGCTACGACGCGATCAAGCACGTGCCCCAAAGCTTCCTCAAGGATCTCCTCGCGCGCGATCGCGCTGCGAACACGTACACCCTCGGCGAGTGGTACGACGCCGACGCGAGCACCATCGACTCGTTGCAACGACTCGGCTTTTCCAGCGCCTTCGACTTCTCGATGTCGTCGGCGATGCGCAGCGCGATCATGAGCGGCAGCAGTCTGAGCGCCGTTCGGGCGGTGCTCGAACGACAAGGCGAAATTTCTCGCCCGGACGAGGTCGCGTTGTTCCTCGACAATCACGACGTGGCTCGCTTCGCGAACTCGTCGCCCTTCGAGGACGTCGCCCGCGAACGAACGAAGTTCGGCTGGCGCGCCCTCATGAGCTTGCGCGGCATTCCCGTGATTTGGCAAGGTACCGAAATCGCCATGCGCGGCGGCGGCGATCCCGACAACCGCCGCGACATGCGCTTCCCGAATCAGTGGACGCCTGAAGAGAAAGCCGTGTTCGACGTCGCCAAGACGGCCGTCGCCGTGCGCAAAGCCAACCCCGCGCTGAACGTGGGCGACTTGAAGTTGCAAAACGTCCCGTCGAGCATCGAGGACGACTTGCTGGTGTTCGTGCGCGAAGCCCAAGGGCAGCGTGTCGTCGTCGCGTGGAACAACGCGCGGCAACGCAAGACGTACAGCCTACGCAACACGCTCACGGCCCAGTTGCCCGTCACGCGCGACCTGTACGGACAAGACGCCAAGCTGAGCTTCAAGAACGGCTTTTTGCACCTCAGCTTGCCCGCGCAGACGGCCGCCGTGTTCAAGTTGAACTGA
- a CDS encoding Hsp20/alpha crystallin family protein, whose translation MNELAHSRINSLMQLRQEVETLSSGTTWMPAADWIETNTELVLVMDVPGVTAEAIELVQEDGHVTIRGSRPDPEEEGIALQTERPRGGFSRTLTLPVEITPGSGQAKIQAGVLVVRFEKRHKIIDQG comes from the coding sequence ATGAACGAGCTCGCCCACAGCCGCATCAACTCGCTGATGCAACTTCGCCAGGAAGTCGAGACGCTTTCGAGCGGCACGACCTGGATGCCCGCCGCCGATTGGATCGAAACGAACACCGAACTCGTCCTCGTCATGGACGTTCCCGGCGTCACGGCCGAAGCGATCGAGCTCGTGCAGGAGGACGGTCACGTCACCATTCGCGGTTCTCGTCCAGATCCGGAGGAGGAAGGCATCGCCTTGCAGACCGAGCGTCCACGCGGCGGCTTCTCGCGCACCCTGACCCTTCCCGTCGAAATCACGCCGGGAAGCGGTCAGGCGAAAATTCAGGCGGGCGTTCTCGTCGTGCGCTTCGAAAAGCGCCACAAGATCATCGATCAAGGCTGA
- a CDS encoding phosphotransferase enzyme family protein, whose protein sequence is MEPHIVALLSPTVLTDVAARYATDPAALTRLGSFESVVYATEDRVFRFTHSSHRTARQVNAELEWLAFLAEHGLSVAKPLPSASHRILEEVPVADGSFIVATFEHAGGVRITAETLTDDILVSWGRFLGKLHVLSASYRPRDPEGRPTWYGDEYVAVRAGTPASIEPSILETLDTTVAALRAVPTTSENFGLVHNDPHNGNFHWENGRLTFFDFDDSCYNFYVNDLAMALYYGMWMAGDDKVSFGHRFLTRLLEGYRSERTIGPDELRLIPDLMRIRDCSLYVYIQRKLGPEPEDDGLRAILTGVREALLAGRSPVDLDFESY, encoded by the coding sequence ATGGAACCGCACATCGTCGCTCTCCTCTCGCCGACCGTCCTCACCGACGTCGCCGCCCGCTACGCCACCGATCCCGCCGCGTTGACGCGCCTCGGGTCCTTCGAGAGCGTCGTGTACGCGACCGAGGACCGCGTCTTTCGCTTCACGCACTCGTCGCACCGCACGGCCCGCCAAGTGAACGCCGAACTCGAATGGCTCGCGTTCCTCGCCGAACATGGACTCTCGGTCGCCAAGCCCTTGCCGTCCGCCTCCCATCGCATCTTGGAGGAGGTCCCGGTCGCCGACGGATCGTTCATCGTGGCGACCTTCGAGCATGCCGGAGGCGTGCGCATCACCGCCGAGACCCTCACGGACGACATTTTGGTGTCCTGGGGACGATTTCTGGGCAAACTGCACGTCTTGAGCGCCTCGTACCGCCCGCGCGATCCCGAAGGCCGCCCGACGTGGTACGGCGACGAGTACGTCGCCGTTCGAGCAGGCACGCCCGCTTCGATCGAGCCTTCGATCCTCGAGACGCTCGATACGACCGTCGCCGCCTTGCGCGCCGTCCCGACGACTTCCGAGAACTTCGGGCTGGTGCACAACGATCCGCACAACGGAAACTTTCATTGGGAGAACGGCCGCTTGACCTTCTTCGACTTCGACGACAGCTGTTACAACTTCTACGTCAACGACCTCGCGATGGCCCTTTACTACGGCATGTGGATGGCCGGGGACGACAAGGTGTCGTTCGGGCACCGCTTCCTGACGCGCCTGCTCGAAGGATACCGCTCGGAGCGGACGATCGGACCCGACGAGTTACGCCTCATCCCCGACCTCATGCGCATTCGTGACTGCTCGCTGTACGTGTACATTCAGCGAAAGCTCGGCCCCGAGCCCGAAGATGACGGACTTCGCGCCATCTTGACGGGAGTGCGCGAAGCGCTGCTCGCCGGTCGTTCCCCGGTGGACCTCGACTTCGAATCGTACTGA
- a CDS encoding dipeptidase produces MIVDAHLDLAYLATTGRDLRLSLQELRERLPSGDVPTVTFSSLRRGEVGLCFATLFAEPGSEEAPSGYADQRDARRRLDAQLETYLRWQDDGHVLLLRTWGEIEAHVRAWTPEKSPLGVVLLIENAEPLRDADDLPRLVDAGVRLVGPAWVKANRFCGGNGEPGGLTDRGRDLLAAMRELGVTLDVSHLPEEAFWEAVELQPKAVATHSNVRSLVGSERHLTAEQLRAIRDRDGHVGCVLFNKFLRRGWDRGMDRPVLKVVGDMFAALAEEVGWERVGIGSDLDGGFGRFELPSGLESAADLPRLADVLPEEQREGVLSGHWLRWLERHL; encoded by the coding sequence ATGATCGTCGACGCTCACCTCGACCTCGCCTACCTCGCCACCACCGGGCGCGACTTGCGCTTGTCCCTGCAGGAATTGCGCGAACGCCTTCCGAGCGGTGACGTGCCGACCGTGACCTTTTCCAGCTTGCGGCGCGGCGAAGTCGGATTGTGTTTCGCCACGTTGTTCGCCGAGCCGGGCAGCGAGGAAGCGCCGAGCGGCTACGCGGATCAGCGAGACGCGCGCCGTCGACTCGACGCGCAACTCGAAACGTACTTGCGCTGGCAAGACGATGGGCACGTCCTGCTTCTGAGAACGTGGGGGGAAATCGAGGCGCACGTTCGCGCGTGGACGCCCGAGAAGTCGCCGCTCGGCGTGGTTCTGCTCATCGAGAACGCCGAGCCTCTGCGTGACGCCGACGACTTGCCGCGCCTCGTGGACGCGGGCGTGCGCCTCGTGGGACCCGCTTGGGTGAAGGCGAACCGCTTTTGCGGCGGAAACGGCGAGCCGGGAGGATTGACGGACCGAGGACGCGACCTTCTCGCGGCGATGCGCGAACTCGGCGTGACCCTCGACGTCTCGCATTTGCCCGAGGAAGCCTTTTGGGAAGCCGTGGAGTTGCAACCGAAGGCCGTGGCGACGCACAGCAACGTGCGAAGCCTCGTCGGAAGCGAGCGGCACCTGACCGCCGAGCAATTGCGGGCGATTCGTGACCGAGACGGACACGTCGGTTGCGTGCTGTTCAACAAGTTCTTGCGGCGCGGATGGGACCGCGGCATGGACCGCCCCGTGCTGAAAGTCGTCGGTGACATGTTTGCCGCCCTCGCCGAGGAAGTCGGATGGGAGCGCGTGGGGATCGGCAGCGACCTCGACGGCGGCTTCGGGCGCTTCGAGCTGCCGAGCGGCTTGGAAAGCGCCGCCGACTTGCCGCGCCTCGCCGACGTCCTTCCCGAAGAGCAACGCGAAGGCGTCCTGAGCGGTCACTGGCTGAGGTGGCTCGAACGGCATTTGTGA
- a CDS encoding HAD family hydrolase gives MTTPPPNPSVKAVLFDRDDTLSLTDHDVYRQAAAWVARRFDLDGRFAANAMVTQWAETARAWQHLRTLKDEVQFWREYAEKLATHLGLHVRDAEAFLREWPYERFMMPVPGVRFVLGELRERGLKIGVLSNTLPNVEATLKAIGVDDLVDVVIASSTLGVHKPSSGRVSGVRRAARSTPERGAVRGRPRRERRSGPKRGHAGLADRSRQSAARRHPHPRSGPGSRMMRRV, from the coding sequence ATGACGACGCCCCCACCGAATCCGAGCGTCAAGGCGGTCCTCTTCGACCGCGACGACACCCTCAGCCTCACGGACCACGACGTGTACCGCCAAGCCGCCGCGTGGGTCGCGCGACGCTTCGATCTCGACGGGCGGTTCGCCGCGAACGCCATGGTGACGCAGTGGGCCGAGACGGCGCGCGCTTGGCAGCACCTGCGCACCTTGAAGGACGAGGTGCAGTTTTGGCGCGAATACGCCGAGAAGCTGGCCACGCACCTCGGCTTGCACGTGCGCGACGCCGAGGCATTCCTGCGCGAGTGGCCGTACGAGCGCTTCATGATGCCCGTGCCGGGCGTGCGCTTCGTCCTGGGCGAACTGCGCGAGCGGGGCTTGAAAATCGGCGTGCTGTCCAACACCCTTCCGAACGTCGAGGCGACCTTGAAGGCCATCGGCGTGGACGATCTCGTGGACGTCGTGATCGCCAGTAGCACCCTCGGCGTGCACAAGCCCTCATCCGGACGCGTTTCTGGTGTCCGCCGAGCGGCTCGGAGTACACCCGAGCGGGGTGCTGTTCGTGGACGACCTCGTCGAGAACGTCGAAGCGGCCCGAAGCGAGGGCATGCGGGCCTTGCTGATCGATCACGCCAGAGTGCGGCCCGGCGCCATCCACACCCTCGAAGCGGTCCTGGAAGCCGTATGATGCGGCGCGTATGA
- the miaA gene encoding tRNA (adenosine(37)-N6)-dimethylallyltransferase MiaA — MRKLPILTAPTAAGKTALALRLGVRYELEVVSADAFLVYRGMDVGTAKPTRSERGLVPHHLIDIRDAWEDYDVTRFVRDAEAAISDVLARGRVPLVVGGTGFYLSALLKGLPTTPHADPAIQAEIERELNDRGLDALLAEIAAVRPSELERLERNPRRMIRTLEVFRRTGRWPSEFRNTSPRFEYDVVAFSPPLPELHERIEARVDAMFALSLVDEVRRVVATLEAHGRRPTALQAIGYKEVWAFLTGETTLNEAREAVVVATKSYAKRQLTWIRTQLKADLLGRAEEAEEHLSRLLNI; from the coding sequence GTGCGAAAGCTCCCGATTCTCACGGCTCCCACGGCAGCGGGGAAGACGGCACTCGCCTTGCGTCTCGGCGTGCGCTACGAACTGGAGGTCGTGTCGGCCGACGCCTTCTTGGTGTACCGAGGGATGGACGTCGGGACCGCCAAACCGACGCGGTCGGAACGAGGCCTCGTGCCTCACCACTTGATCGACATTCGCGACGCTTGGGAGGACTACGACGTCACGCGGTTCGTTCGTGACGCGGAAGCCGCCATCTCCGACGTCCTCGCGCGCGGCCGCGTTCCCCTCGTCGTCGGAGGCACGGGCTTCTACCTCTCGGCGCTGCTCAAGGGCCTGCCGACCACACCGCACGCCGATCCCGCGATTCAAGCCGAGATCGAGCGCGAATTGAACGACCGCGGTCTCGACGCTTTGCTCGCCGAGATCGCGGCGGTTCGACCGAGCGAACTCGAACGCTTGGAGCGCAACCCTCGGCGCATGATTCGGACGTTGGAAGTCTTTCGGCGCACCGGTCGTTGGCCGTCCGAATTTCGCAACACCTCGCCTCGGTTCGAGTACGACGTCGTGGCGTTCTCACCGCCGCTTCCCGAGCTTCACGAACGAATCGAAGCTCGGGTGGACGCCATGTTCGCCTTGAGCTTGGTGGATGAGGTGCGGCGCGTCGTGGCCACGCTGGAGGCGCACGGTCGCCGCCCGACGGCGTTGCAGGCGATCGGCTACAAGGAGGTGTGGGCGTTCCTGACGGGAGAGACGACGCTGAACGAGGCTCGTGAAGCGGTCGTCGTCGCCACGAAGTCTTACGCGAAGCGGCAACTCACGTGGATTCGCACTCAGCTGAAAGCGGATCTGCTCGGACGCGCCGAGGAGGCCGAGGAACACTTGTCGAGATTGCTGAACATTTGA
- a CDS encoding (Fe-S)-binding protein yields MLPLEHKIAFFVFAVVAGTFGLWGFYRLYLRIRRGRPDQEARFDAVPKRLWYALKTTLTQERTFRKRKFLSVFHAFIFYGFVFYLLVNVVDGLEGFVEFNIPSTNVLGAAYNILADLLSVLVLVGVIAFVIRRYLAPQRRDFRFNEKTLLHENVKRRYINRDSAIVSAFILFHVGSRLVGNGAKMAEVGGDPFQPFSTALSGLFAEQNAEGWRLFGYWGALASVLAFLAYFPYTKHIHIFAAPVNYFFRRNPVTGELPPMKVDLEAENPDMGAKNMEDLAWPRLLDAYACIQCNRCQDVCPASGTGKALSPAALEINKRMELNVIASHPSPFTLKPAAFESGEASSRPLLEFAISPEAVWACTTCGACMHVCPVQDEQMLDIIDIRRQQVMVEGEFPPQLQSAFRGMERAKNPWGISHDKRMEWAEGLRVPTIDENPEPDVLYWVGCAASYDPGAQKVSRAFVQLLDKAGVNYAVLGKKEACTGDSARRAGNEYLYLQLAEQNVETLDAVRPKLIVATCPHCMNMIGNEYKQIGGDYRTMHHTQYLEMLVSQGKLATATLDEAVTYHDPCYLGRHNGVYDAPRDVIRSMGLEILEMERSREASFCCGAGGAQFWKEEEEGHERISDNRFKEIQRRLDTAKEGKVVAVGCPFCKSMLNSTPAKGDSDVVVKDVAELLLESVTRRSGGRLTDDVSPIAPEPEAVTPPLISTTPPENLQPEPMRDEPPMLASAEPFPGTTTAEVEAAHSAGERPGERKKWSPKSKAADDVSTTPVPASDLTEVFPVEPTSEPARKKWAPKNASAEGTTPLAETPTPAEPERKKWTPKSQAAPAAEPTLAEAAPPLETPRKKWAPKTATSEAAVEAPVEATPIGGPSSAEPASARKKWAPKTAASEAVIEAPIEATPINESPSAEPTSARKKWSPKGVAAAQEAAVEPTSVEATSVPPVTTVAPTPDTPSDTPQRKKWEPKKK; encoded by the coding sequence TTGCTGCCTTTGGAGCACAAAATCGCCTTTTTCGTGTTCGCCGTCGTGGCGGGCACGTTCGGCTTGTGGGGCTTTTACCGCCTCTACCTCAGAATCCGTCGCGGCCGCCCCGACCAAGAGGCGCGCTTCGACGCCGTCCCGAAGCGCCTGTGGTACGCCCTCAAGACGACGCTGACACAGGAGCGAACCTTCCGCAAACGCAAGTTCCTCAGCGTCTTCCACGCCTTCATCTTCTACGGCTTCGTCTTCTACCTGCTCGTGAACGTCGTGGACGGACTCGAAGGCTTCGTCGAGTTCAACATCCCGAGCACGAACGTCCTCGGCGCGGCCTACAACATCCTCGCCGATCTCCTGAGCGTCCTCGTGCTCGTCGGCGTGATCGCCTTCGTGATTCGCCGCTACCTCGCGCCTCAGCGGCGTGACTTCCGCTTCAACGAGAAGACGCTGCTGCACGAAAACGTCAAGCGGCGCTACATCAACCGCGACTCCGCCATCGTCTCCGCGTTCATTCTCTTCCACGTCGGAAGCCGACTCGTCGGCAACGGCGCGAAGATGGCCGAAGTCGGCGGCGACCCGTTCCAACCGTTCTCCACGGCGCTTTCCGGCTTGTTCGCCGAGCAGAACGCCGAAGGGTGGCGCCTGTTCGGCTACTGGGGCGCCCTCGCGTCCGTCCTCGCGTTCCTCGCGTACTTCCCGTACACGAAGCACATCCACATCTTCGCCGCGCCCGTCAACTACTTCTTCCGCCGCAATCCCGTCACGGGCGAACTGCCGCCCATGAAAGTCGATCTCGAAGCCGAGAACCCCGACATGGGCGCGAAGAACATGGAAGACCTCGCCTGGCCGCGTCTCCTCGACGCCTACGCCTGCATCCAGTGCAACCGTTGCCAAGACGTGTGCCCCGCGAGCGGTACCGGCAAGGCCCTCAGCCCCGCCGCGCTCGAAATCAACAAGCGCATGGAACTCAACGTGATCGCGTCGCACCCGTCGCCGTTCACTCTGAAACCTGCCGCGTTCGAGTCGGGCGAGGCGAGCTCACGTCCTCTGCTGGAATTCGCGATTTCACCGGAGGCCGTGTGGGCCTGCACGACGTGCGGAGCGTGCATGCACGTCTGTCCCGTGCAAGACGAGCAGATGCTCGACATCATCGACATTCGCCGTCAGCAGGTGATGGTCGAGGGCGAGTTCCCGCCGCAACTGCAAAGCGCTTTTCGCGGCATGGAACGCGCGAAGAATCCCTGGGGCATCTCTCACGACAAGCGCATGGAGTGGGCCGAAGGCCTGCGCGTACCCACCATCGACGAGAACCCCGAGCCCGACGTCTTGTACTGGGTGGGGTGCGCCGCGTCGTACGACCCGGGCGCCCAGAAAGTGTCGCGCGCGTTCGTGCAACTGCTCGACAAGGCGGGCGTGAACTACGCGGTGCTCGGAAAGAAGGAAGCGTGCACGGGCGACTCGGCCCGCCGCGCGGGCAACGAGTACCTGTACCTGCAACTCGCCGAGCAGAACGTCGAGACCCTCGATGCCGTGCGTCCGAAGCTCATCGTGGCGACGTGCCCGCACTGCATGAACATGATCGGCAACGAGTACAAGCAGATCGGCGGCGACTACCGCACGATGCACCACACGCAGTACCTGGAGATGCTCGTCTCGCAGGGCAAGCTCGCCACGGCTACCCTCGACGAGGCCGTCACGTACCACGACCCGTGCTACCTCGGTCGGCACAACGGCGTGTACGACGCGCCGCGTGACGTCATCCGCTCGATGGGCCTCGAGATCTTGGAGATGGAACGCTCGCGCGAAGCGTCGTTCTGCTGCGGCGCGGGCGGAGCGCAATTCTGGAAGGAAGAGGAAGAAGGCCACGAGCGCATCTCCGACAACCGCTTCAAGGAAATCCAGCGTCGCCTCGACACCGCCAAGGAAGGCAAGGTCGTCGCGGTGGGCTGCCCTTTTTGCAAGTCGATGCTGAACTCCACGCCCGCCAAGGGCGACAGCGACGTCGTCGTGAAGGACGTCGCCGAGCTTCTGCTCGAAAGCGTCACGCGTCGGTCCGGCGGACGCCTCACCGACGACGTCTCGCCCATTGCGCCCGAACCCGAGGCCGTCACCCCGCCCCTCATCTCGACGACGCCGCCCGAGAACCTTCAGCCCGAACCCATGCGCGACGAGCCCCCGATGCTCGCGAGCGCCGAGCCCTTTCCAGGCACGACGACCGCCGAAGTCGAAGCGGCGCACTCGGCGGGCGAGCGACCGGGCGAACGCAAGAAGTGGTCACCGAAGTCGAAGGCGGCGGACGACGTTTCCACCACCCCGGTCCCGGCGAGCGACCTCACCGAAGTTTTCCCGGTCGAGCCCACGTCAGAACCCGCTCGCAAGAAGTGGGCGCCGAAGAACGCCTCCGCCGAGGGAACCACGCCCCTCGCCGAAACGCCGACGCCCGCCGAGCCGGAGCGTAAGAAGTGGACGCCGAAATCCCAAGCGGCGCCCGCTGCCGAGCCGACGCTCGCCGAAGCCGCGCCGCCGCTGGAAACTCCTCGCAAAAAATGGGCGCCCAAAACGGCCACCTCGGAAGCGGCCGTCGAAGCACCGGTCGAAGCGACGCCGATCGGTGGACCGTCGTCCGCCGAGCCCGCCTCGGCCCGCAAGAAGTGGGCGCCCAAGACGGCCGCTTCGGAAGCGGTAATCGAAGCACCGATCGAAGCGACGCCGATCAACGAATCGCCGTCCGCCGAGCCGACCTCGGCCCGTAAGAAGTGGTCGCCGAAGGGGGTCGCTGCGGCTCAGGAAGCGGCCGTGGAACCGACCTCCGTCGAAGCCACTTCCGTTCCGCCCGTCACTACCGTCGCTCCCACGCCCGACACTCCGTCCGACACGCCACAGCGCAAGAAGTGGGAACCCAAGAAGAAGTGA